A single window of Malus sylvestris chromosome 5, drMalSylv7.2, whole genome shotgun sequence DNA harbors:
- the LOC126624839 gene encoding uncharacterized protein LOC126624839 yields MSGPSDRRFDLNLGEETATPSPDNIWRPSFISPTGPLTVGDSVMKNDMTAAVVARNLLTPKDNRLLSKRSDELAVKDSLALSVQCAGSVSNMAQRLFARTRQVESLVAEVMSLKQEIRGLKHENKQLHRLAHDYATNMKRKLDQMKESDGKVLLDHQRFVGLFQRHLLPSSSGAVPGNEASNDEPPMPPPSGVLSSTEAPDNHPPVLSLSGALPTAETSPKQPL; encoded by the coding sequence atgtctggaccctccgaccgtcgttttgacctgaaccttggagaagagacagccacgccttctccagacaacatatggcgcccatccttcatatcccctactggtcctcttaccgttggggattctgtgatgaagaatgatatgaccgctgcagtggtggccaggaaccttctcactcccaaagataacagactactttccaaacggtctgatgagttggctgttaaggactctctggctcttagtgttcagtgtgcaggttctgtgtctaatatggcccaacgcctatttgctagaacccgccaagttgaatcattggttgctgaagtgatgagtctcaaacaggagattagagggctcaagcatgagaataaacagttgcaccggctcgcccatgactatgctacaaacatgaagaggaagcttgaccagatgaaggaatctgatggtaaggttttacttgatcatcagcggtttgtgggtttgttccaaaggcatttattgccttcgtcctctggggctgtacctggtaatgaagcttcaaatgatgaacctccaatgcctcctccttctggggttttgtcaagtactgaggctccggataaccaccctccggtgctttctctttctggggctctaccgactgctgagacttcccctaagcaacctttgtga